One region of Chryseobacterium muglaense genomic DNA includes:
- a CDS encoding TonB-dependent receptor encodes MKNKSIFLLAGIATLYFNNTYAQETPQDSTRTASIDQVVITGNSNPKKKIESSTAISTFSAKEIQKQNPISAAALLQRVPGFAVETSGGEVGNNLFARGIPSAGAYEFVQVQEDGLPVFEDGALQFANADNFFRVDNSVSRLEALRGGSGSIFATNSPGGLINFITKEGGNDFKGTAKLETSTYGLMRTDINVGGALVQDKLFFNVGGFYRTDDGIRKTGFKANQGGQIRMNLKYVFDKGYAKVYYKKLDDRNTFYLPIPLVQNGNDLKEFAGFDANYGTYSYRNISQLNIPQAGGGFFSRNLEDGIHPKVDVLGAEFKYNLGGNFSVLNKTRYTNINMNYTGIFPSGGPTSAADFARSYGITGNNFQYSSVSSGAVMSPAFVQKLGFWAIDKQMNNFVNDLQFSYKFDKGNVTAGFYKSNWKSHQNWNWSNILATASDNPELLNLVDTSLTPNSTGYSKTYNGVTEMSFLLRDSQVQGSLNDLYANLDYNITDQLSFNGGIRYSRDFYKGYGVNTTSGNLNNSGLTTDGTHSFLTTTADDNMSVLGNKFTYWNYDVNRVSFTTALNYKINSENAVYARFSNGFRSPNEEAYYNNMTNLSAIKPVTTNQLEFGYKYYSRTFDIAVIPFYSTLKNLSFTDVFSDGTSENKFANTTNFGVELEGYARLFNNLLEVTFNGTIQNPKYKDFVGNNADGTTFNYDGNTVRRMPKFYFNIAPAVNITKQWRAYASVNYYGKRFQDEGNTEKNILPAFSEVGAGTSYQLGKIRFAVDGTNIFNTIGITEGDPRSPLTGAGDIRMARPIMGAAVRASITLDF; translated from the coding sequence ATGAAAAACAAATCAATTTTTTTGCTTGCCGGAATTGCTACGCTTTATTTCAATAATACGTATGCTCAGGAAACTCCACAGGATTCTACCAGAACTGCATCTATTGACCAGGTGGTAATCACGGGAAACTCAAATCCTAAAAAGAAAATAGAATCCAGTACCGCAATTTCTACGTTCAGTGCAAAAGAAATTCAGAAACAAAACCCAATCAGTGCAGCAGCTTTGTTGCAAAGAGTTCCAGGTTTTGCGGTAGAAACTTCGGGTGGTGAAGTAGGAAATAACCTTTTTGCAAGAGGAATTCCTTCAGCTGGAGCCTACGAATTTGTACAGGTTCAGGAAGATGGACTTCCGGTTTTTGAAGATGGAGCTTTACAGTTTGCGAATGCGGATAATTTTTTCCGTGTAGATAATTCTGTAAGCCGATTGGAAGCTTTAAGAGGAGGTTCAGGATCTATTTTTGCGACCAATTCTCCCGGAGGTTTGATCAACTTTATTACCAAAGAAGGCGGAAATGATTTTAAAGGAACGGCAAAACTGGAAACCAGTACTTACGGATTGATGCGTACTGATATAAATGTCGGCGGAGCTTTGGTTCAGGATAAATTGTTTTTTAATGTAGGAGGTTTTTATAGAACAGATGACGGAATCAGAAAAACTGGTTTTAAAGCAAATCAAGGTGGACAAATCAGAATGAATCTGAAATATGTTTTCGATAAAGGGTATGCTAAAGTATATTACAAAAAATTAGACGACAGAAACACTTTCTATCTTCCGATTCCTTTGGTGCAAAATGGAAATGATCTGAAAGAATTTGCTGGTTTTGATGCCAATTACGGAACGTACAGCTACAGAAATATCAGTCAGTTAAATATTCCACAAGCGGGTGGAGGATTTTTCAGCAGAAACTTAGAAGACGGAATTCATCCTAAAGTTGATGTTTTAGGAGCTGAATTTAAATATAATCTAGGTGGAAATTTCTCTGTTTTAAATAAAACAAGATACACCAATATCAATATGAATTATACGGGAATTTTCCCTTCAGGAGGACCAACTTCAGCTGCAGATTTTGCAAGAAGTTATGGAATTACGGGCAATAATTTCCAATATTCTTCCGTAAGTTCTGGTGCGGTTATGAGTCCGGCTTTTGTTCAGAAATTAGGTTTTTGGGCGATTGATAAACAGATGAATAATTTTGTAAACGACTTACAGTTCAGTTATAAATTTGATAAAGGAAATGTAACGGCTGGTTTCTATAAATCTAATTGGAAATCTCATCAAAACTGGAACTGGAGTAATATTTTAGCAACAGCGTCAGATAATCCTGAGTTGTTAAATTTAGTAGATACTTCACTTACACCAAACAGTACAGGGTATTCTAAAACATACAATGGAGTTACAGAAATGTCTTTCCTGTTGAGAGATTCTCAGGTTCAGGGAAGTTTGAATGATTTGTATGCGAACTTAGATTACAATATCACCGATCAATTAAGTTTCAATGGAGGAATTCGTTACAGCCGTGATTTTTACAAAGGTTATGGCGTAAATACCACTTCCGGAAATTTAAATAATTCAGGTTTAACGACAGACGGAACGCACAGTTTCTTAACAACAACTGCAGATGATAATATGTCGGTTTTGGGAAATAAATTCACGTATTGGAATTATGATGTTAACAGAGTTTCTTTTACAACGGCTTTAAATTATAAAATTAATTCAGAAAACGCGGTCTATGCTCGTTTTTCTAATGGTTTCAGATCTCCGAATGAAGAAGCGTATTATAATAATATGACCAATCTTTCAGCAATAAAACCGGTGACTACCAATCAGCTGGAATTTGGATATAAATATTACTCAAGAACGTTTGATATTGCAGTGATCCCGTTCTATTCTACCTTAAAAAATCTATCGTTTACCGATGTTTTCTCTGATGGTACTTCAGAAAATAAATTTGCCAATACAACCAATTTTGGGGTGGAACTGGAAGGTTATGCGAGATTGTTTAATAATTTATTGGAAGTAACTTTCAATGGAACTATTCAAAATCCTAAATACAAAGATTTTGTAGGAAACAATGCAGATGGAACAACATTTAATTATGATGGCAACACGGTAAGAAGAATGCCTAAGTTTTACTTTAATATTGCTCCGGCTGTGAATATTACAAAGCAATGGAGAGCGTATGCAAGTGTAAATTATTACGGAAAACGTTTCCAGGATGAAGGAAATACAGAAAAGAATATACTTCCTGCATTTTCAGAAGTAGGAGCGGGAACTTCTTATCAGTTAGGGAAAATCAGATTTGCAGTTGATGGAACTAATATTTTCAATACCATCGGAATTACAGAAGGCGATCCAAGATCTCCACTTACAGGAGCAGGAGACATCAGAATGGCAAGACCAATTATGGGTGCAGCAGTAAGAGCTTCAATTACGTTAGACTTTTAA